One region of Mucilaginibacter gotjawali genomic DNA includes:
- a CDS encoding outer membrane beta-barrel protein has protein sequence MKSTLKISALVVAFAGLTLGAKAQTTTSTSTKSAGSNGVVLSVGVDAGLPSGNLSNGYNWNIGGSLQADIPVAEQLFVTINAGYNSLQGKTDAYGTGLTATNIQLLPVKAGLKFFPANHFYVQGEAGAAFALNKSDVGFDKSAAFIYAPQVGYQFPVGGKSFIDAGVRYEGSTDFVSKNSNSQVNFFALRLAYAFGTR, from the coding sequence ATGAAAAGTACATTAAAAATTTCAGCCTTAGTAGTAGCTTTTGCCGGATTGACATTGGGCGCAAAAGCACAAACCACCACATCAACTTCAACCAAATCTGCCGGTTCAAACGGTGTGGTTTTAAGCGTCGGCGTTGACGCTGGTCTTCCTTCAGGGAATTTATCAAACGGATATAACTGGAATATTGGTGGTTCATTACAAGCCGATATCCCTGTTGCGGAGCAATTATTTGTAACCATTAACGCCGGCTATAACAGTCTGCAGGGTAAAACCGACGCATACGGAACCGGCCTTACAGCTACCAACATTCAGCTGCTACCGGTAAAAGCGGGTTTAAAATTCTTCCCTGCAAATCATTTCTATGTACAGGGCGAAGCAGGCGCAGCCTTTGCTTTAAACAAATCTGATGTAGGTTTTGACAAGAGCGCCGCGTTCATCTATGCGCCGCAGGTTGGTTACCAGTTTCCCGTTGGTGGCAAAAGCTTTATTGACGCAGGTGTACGGTACGAAGGCTCAACTGACTTTGTTAGCAAGAACAGCAATAGCCAGGTTAACTTTTTTGCCCTGCGCTTAGCTTATGCTTTTGGTACCAGGTAA
- a CDS encoding ABC transporter ATP-binding protein has protein sequence MAKRNTIDNSKLTFKQRLSALSNLPHFFKLVWLSSPGKTALSFILRIIRSAMPVALLYVGKLIVDQVVALNRHTGDTDHHYLWKLVAIEFALAILTDGLNRMINLLDSLLGDLFSNYTSMRIMRHAATLDLDQFEDSVFYDKLERARQQTVGRTILLSQVMSQVQDMISMGFLVAGLLAFNPWLILLLLISIIPSFLGESYFNNQNYALTRSQTPERRELDYTRYLGASDETAKEIKIFNLAEFVINRFQTLSDKFYTDNRKLAVRRSAWGTFFSVLGSAGYYAAYVFIIFQTINGKTSVGDLTFLAGSFRQLRSLMEGMLSRFTTVSQGAIYLNDFLEFFEIKPKIKVAEKPLPFPYPIKQGFTFEDVGFRYRNSENWANRHLSFTLHPGEKLALVGENGAGKTTLVKLLARLYDPTEGRILLDGADIRDYAIEDLRFHIGVIFQDYLRYQMTLSQNIAVGNIGELENEELIKKAARESLADMLAEKLPHKYEQWLGRRFNDGVELSGGEWQKVALARAYMKDAQLLILDEPTAALDARAEYEVFQRFAQMTKGKSAVLISHRFSTARLADRIIVLEKVRS, from the coding sequence ATGGCGAAAAGAAATACGATCGACAATTCAAAACTCACCTTTAAACAACGGCTTTCGGCATTAAGCAACCTGCCGCATTTTTTTAAACTGGTTTGGCTAAGCAGCCCGGGTAAAACGGCCTTAAGTTTTATTCTGCGTATTATCCGTTCGGCTATGCCGGTAGCTTTGCTGTATGTTGGCAAGCTGATTGTTGACCAGGTGGTTGCACTTAACCGGCATACCGGGGATACTGATCATCACTATTTATGGAAGTTGGTGGCCATTGAGTTTGCTTTAGCGATCCTTACCGACGGATTAAACCGCATGATTAACTTACTGGATAGTTTATTGGGAGACCTGTTTTCAAACTATACTTCCATGCGTATTATGCGGCATGCTGCAACGCTCGACCTGGACCAGTTTGAAGATTCGGTTTTTTACGATAAACTGGAGCGGGCAAGGCAGCAAACCGTGGGCCGAACTATATTGCTGTCGCAGGTGATGAGCCAGGTACAGGATATGATCTCGATGGGTTTCCTGGTGGCGGGTCTGCTGGCCTTTAACCCATGGCTTATTTTACTGCTGCTGATTTCTATCATTCCTTCTTTTTTGGGAGAATCTTATTTTAATAATCAAAACTATGCTTTAACCCGCAGCCAGACGCCTGAACGCCGCGAACTGGACTATACCCGCTACCTGGGCGCAAGCGACGAAACCGCCAAGGAGATCAAAATTTTCAACCTGGCTGAATTTGTTATTAACCGCTTTCAAACACTTTCGGATAAGTTTTATACTGATAACCGTAAACTTGCTGTAAGGCGTTCTGCCTGGGGAACTTTTTTTTCCGTACTGGGGAGTGCCGGTTATTATGCTGCTTATGTATTTATCATCTTTCAAACCATTAACGGTAAAACATCCGTGGGCGATCTTACCTTCCTTGCCGGCTCTTTCAGGCAGTTACGCAGTTTGATGGAGGGTATGCTATCACGCTTTACCACGGTATCACAGGGAGCCATCTACCTGAATGATTTTTTAGAGTTTTTTGAGATCAAACCTAAAATAAAAGTCGCCGAAAAACCATTGCCCTTTCCATACCCCATTAAACAGGGTTTTACGTTTGAGGATGTAGGTTTCAGGTACCGGAACTCAGAAAACTGGGCCAACCGTCACTTAAGTTTCACCCTGCATCCCGGCGAAAAGCTGGCGCTGGTGGGCGAAAACGGGGCGGGCAAAACTACGCTGGTTAAGTTACTGGCGCGCTTGTACGACCCTACCGAGGGCAGAATTTTGCTGGATGGCGCTGATATAAGAGATTATGCTATTGAAGATCTGCGCTTTCATATCGGGGTTATTTTCCAGGACTATTTGCGCTACCAGATGACGTTATCGCAAAATATAGCGGTGGGAAACATAGGAGAGCTGGAAAATGAGGAACTGATTAAAAAGGCAGCCCGGGAAAGTTTGGCCGATATGCTTGCCGAAAAATTACCGCATAAATATGAACAATGGCTTGGCCGGAGATTTAACGACGGGGTTGAATTATCCGGCGGAGAATGGCAAAAAGTAGCGCTGGCCCGGGCCTATATGAAAGATGCCCAGCTACTTATACTGGACGAACCCACCGCAGCTTTGGATGCACGGGCCGAATACGAGGTGTTCCAGCGTTTCGCACAAATGACCAAAGGGAAATCAGCCGTATTGATCTCGCATCGTTTTTCAACAGCAAGATTAGCAGACCGGATTATCGTGCTAGAAAAGGTGAGATCATAG